The proteins below come from a single uncultured Carboxylicivirga sp. genomic window:
- the rsxC gene encoding electron transport complex subunit RsxC, translating to MLKTFSLGGVHPEENKFSAGKKIEVLPVPEQVAVPIAQHIGAPSEPVVKKGDEVKVGQLIAKSTGFVSANIHSPVSGKVFKIDDILDASGYKRKAIIINVEGDEWDESINRSDELITDITLSPEEIIKRVGDAGIVGLGGATFPAHVKLSVPPGKKCDILILNAVECEPYLTADHQLMMEKGEEIMVGTQILMKALNVTKAVIGIENNKPDAIAHMSELAKKYNGITIEPLKVQYPQGGEKQLIDACTKRQVPSGKLPIEVGAVVQNVGTTYAVYEAVQKNKPLFERVVTVTGKSVSKPSNFMARVGTPMSQLIEAAGGLPADTGKVIGGGPMMGKALSSIEVPITKGSSGILIMPEKIATRKPVENCIRCGKCVSVCPMGLSPYLLMTVSDKAVWDRAEEEKIMDCIECGSCSFTCPANRPLLDYIRLGKGKVGQIMRSRTK from the coding sequence ATGTTAAAGACATTCTCACTTGGAGGGGTTCATCCGGAAGAAAATAAATTCTCAGCCGGAAAAAAGATTGAAGTCTTGCCCGTCCCTGAACAAGTTGCGGTTCCAATTGCTCAACATATCGGAGCTCCTTCTGAACCAGTTGTTAAAAAAGGCGACGAGGTTAAGGTGGGGCAACTTATAGCAAAATCTACTGGTTTTGTATCCGCTAATATCCACTCACCTGTTTCGGGTAAGGTTTTTAAAATTGATGATATATTAGATGCAAGTGGCTACAAACGAAAAGCTATCATCATTAATGTAGAAGGCGATGAATGGGATGAAAGTATCAATCGCTCTGATGAATTAATTACCGACATCACTCTTTCTCCCGAAGAAATTATTAAACGAGTTGGTGATGCAGGTATTGTTGGTTTAGGTGGTGCCACTTTCCCGGCTCACGTTAAACTTTCGGTTCCTCCGGGTAAAAAATGCGACATTTTAATTTTAAATGCCGTTGAGTGTGAACCATACCTTACTGCCGACCATCAGTTAATGATGGAAAAAGGTGAAGAGATAATGGTAGGAACTCAAATTCTGATGAAAGCTTTAAATGTTACAAAAGCAGTTATTGGAATTGAAAACAATAAACCCGATGCCATTGCTCATATGAGCGAATTGGCAAAAAAATACAACGGTATCACCATTGAACCTTTAAAAGTTCAATATCCACAAGGTGGCGAAAAACAATTGATCGATGCTTGTACCAAACGTCAGGTTCCATCAGGTAAATTACCTATTGAAGTGGGAGCTGTAGTTCAAAACGTGGGTACAACATATGCTGTTTACGAAGCCGTTCAAAAAAACAAACCTTTGTTCGAACGTGTGGTAACCGTAACCGGCAAATCGGTTAGCAAACCATCAAATTTTATGGCTCGTGTTGGTACACCAATGTCGCAGTTGATTGAAGCTGCCGGGGGATTGCCAGCTGATACAGGTAAAGTAATTGGCGGTGGACCTATGATGGGTAAAGCGCTTTCATCAATTGAAGTGCCTATCACAAAAGGTAGTTCAGGTATTTTAATCATGCCTGAAAAAATCGCTACTCGTAAACCGGTTGAAAACTGTATTAGATGTGGTAAATGTGTATCGGTTTGTCCAATGGGCTTATCTCCATACTTATTAATGACCGTGTCAGACAAAGCTGTTTGGGACAGAGCAGAAGAAGAAAAAATTATGGATTGCATCGAATGTGGTTCATGTAGCTTCACCTGCCCTGCCAATCGTCCATTACTTGACTATATCCGATTGGGTAAAGGAAAGGTTGGACAAATAATGCGAAGCAGAACAAAATAA
- a CDS encoding Fe-S cluster domain-containing protein, with protein sequence MNVVLITIISLGALGSLSAIILYFVAQKFKVFEDPRIDQVEEVLPAANCGGCGFPGCRAFAEALVKADDISDMNCPVGGADTMSAAAGILGKEVAAAAPMVAVLRCNGTCDNRPKTTNYDGASSCTIASSLYGGETGCSFGCLGLGECVDACNFDAMYMDEKTGLPVIIEDNCVSCGACVTACPKNIIELRNKGPKNRRIYVSCVNKDKGAPAKKACSAACIGCGKCVKACPFDAITLENNVAYIDYEKCKLCRKCVDVCPTNAITALNFPPKKPKVEKAEAAE encoded by the coding sequence ATGAATGTTGTTCTGATAACTATAATTTCACTTGGGGCATTAGGTTCTTTGTCGGCCATCATACTTTATTTTGTGGCTCAAAAGTTCAAAGTGTTTGAAGATCCGAGGATCGATCAGGTGGAAGAGGTTTTGCCTGCTGCCAATTGCGGCGGATGTGGATTTCCGGGATGTAGAGCTTTTGCTGAAGCTTTGGTAAAAGCCGATGACATATCGGATATGAATTGCCCGGTTGGAGGTGCTGATACGATGAGCGCTGCTGCCGGAATATTAGGAAAAGAGGTTGCTGCTGCTGCCCCTATGGTTGCCGTGTTACGTTGTAATGGAACATGCGACAATCGTCCAAAAACAACCAATTACGATGGTGCTTCATCATGTACTATTGCTTCATCATTATATGGCGGAGAAACAGGTTGTTCTTTCGGATGTTTAGGATTAGGCGAATGTGTGGATGCCTGTAATTTCGACGCCATGTACATGGACGAGAAAACCGGATTACCGGTTATTATCGAAGACAATTGTGTATCGTGTGGTGCTTGTGTTACAGCTTGTCCTAAAAACATTATTGAGCTTCGCAACAAAGGTCCTAAAAACCGACGCATCTATGTGTCGTGTGTTAACAAAGACAAAGGTGCACCTGCTAAAAAAGCTTGTTCGGCAGCTTGTATAGGTTGCGGTAAATGCGTAAAAGCATGTCCGTTCGATGCCATTACATTAGAAAACAATGTTGCGTATATCGATTACGAAAAATGTAAGCTATGCCGCAAATGTGTTGATGTATGTCCAACGAACGCCATTACAGCACTTAACTTTCCACCTAAAAAACCAAAGGTAGAAAAAGCTGAAGCAGCAGAATAG
- the recG gene encoding ATP-dependent DNA helicase RecG, whose translation MSELAALNITYLPGVGPKKAELLQKELKVASYEDLLYYFPYKYVDRSKFYSIRDIDSKHAYIQLKGKFTSLKTVGTERQARLTAMFSDGTGVIELVWFKGQKYIKDSINPNAEYIVFGKPSSFNGQYNIVHPEMDKVENGQYKISAALQGFYNTTERMKKGFLNSKAIQKLQQNVFLSFQGKIPETLPAFIIQKYKLLQLHESLKTVHFPPNTQALEKAQFRLKFEELFYIQLNILKQRNQRGRHIKGFNFSVVGDYLNSFYQQKLPFELTNAQKRVIKEIRRDMGSGKQMNRLLQGDVGSGKTLVALMVMLIALDNTFQACLMAPTEILATQHFETISEMLEGLDVSCALLTGSTKKAERNRIDAELTSGKMQILIGTHALLEDKVQFQNLGLVVIDEQHRFGVAQRAKLWSKNHQPPHILVMTATPIPRTLAMTIYGDLDVSVIDELPPGRKPIETAHYFHNRRNNLNKFIKGELDKGRQVYVVYPLIDESEKMDFKNLAEGYEYMQRVFSDYKVSMVHGKMKPAEKDEAMQKFSSGSSQILVSTTVIEVGVNVPNASVMVIESAERFGLSQLHQLRGRVGRGAEQSYCILMTSYKLSEDTRKRMDIMTRSTDGFEIAEADLKLRGPGDLEGTQQSGLPFSLKIANLGKDTQILQFARQVAEAILTEDPYLEKKENRILNKQLTKLSREKMNWSLIS comes from the coding sequence ATGTCTGAGTTGGCGGCACTAAATATTACCTATCTTCCGGGCGTTGGGCCCAAAAAAGCAGAGCTTTTGCAAAAAGAGCTTAAGGTAGCTTCGTACGAAGATCTTTTGTATTATTTTCCTTATAAATATGTTGATCGAAGTAAGTTCTATTCCATTCGCGACATTGATTCAAAACATGCTTACATCCAATTAAAAGGTAAGTTTACCTCGCTCAAAACAGTAGGTACTGAACGCCAGGCTCGTCTTACTGCAATGTTTTCGGATGGTACGGGTGTTATCGAACTGGTTTGGTTTAAAGGTCAGAAGTATATTAAGGATAGTATTAACCCCAATGCCGAGTACATTGTATTTGGAAAACCCAGCTCGTTTAACGGACAGTATAACATTGTGCATCCAGAGATGGACAAGGTCGAAAACGGCCAGTACAAAATTTCGGCAGCCCTTCAGGGCTTTTACAATACCACCGAGCGCATGAAGAAAGGCTTTTTAAACTCAAAGGCCATTCAAAAATTGCAACAAAACGTTTTTCTTTCTTTTCAGGGAAAGATACCAGAAACCTTGCCTGCCTTTATTATTCAAAAGTACAAACTGCTTCAACTTCACGAGAGTTTAAAAACGGTGCACTTCCCTCCCAACACTCAAGCTTTGGAGAAGGCGCAGTTCCGATTGAAGTTCGAAGAGTTATTTTACATTCAGCTTAATATACTAAAGCAGCGCAATCAGCGCGGACGCCATATTAAAGGGTTTAACTTTTCGGTGGTGGGCGATTATCTCAATTCGTTTTATCAGCAAAAACTACCTTTTGAGTTAACCAATGCGCAAAAGCGGGTGATAAAAGAAATACGTCGCGATATGGGATCGGGCAAACAAATGAACCGTTTGCTTCAGGGCGATGTTGGATCAGGTAAAACACTCGTAGCATTAATGGTGATGCTAATAGCTTTGGATAATACTTTTCAAGCTTGTTTAATGGCCCCTACCGAAATACTGGCTACCCAGCATTTCGAGACCATTAGCGAAATGCTCGAAGGCTTGGATGTAAGCTGTGCTTTATTAACCGGCTCAACAAAAAAAGCAGAACGTAATCGGATTGATGCAGAGTTAACATCGGGCAAAATGCAAATTTTGATAGGTACACATGCCCTACTCGAAGATAAAGTACAGTTTCAGAACCTGGGATTAGTGGTGATTGATGAGCAGCATCGCTTTGGAGTTGCCCAACGTGCCAAGCTATGGAGTAAAAATCATCAGCCCCCTCATATTTTGGTGATGACAGCCACACCTATTCCGCGTACCCTCGCCATGACTATTTATGGCGATTTAGATGTATCGGTTATTGATGAACTTCCACCGGGTCGTAAACCCATCGAAACGGCTCACTATTTCCACAACCGAAGAAACAATCTGAATAAGTTTATCAAAGGCGAGCTGGACAAAGGCCGTCAGGTTTATGTGGTGTATCCTTTAATTGATGAATCGGAAAAGATGGATTTTAAAAATCTGGCTGAAGGGTACGAATACATGCAGCGCGTTTTTTCCGATTACAAAGTAAGTATGGTACATGGGAAGATGAAACCGGCCGAGAAGGACGAAGCCATGCAGAAGTTTTCATCTGGTAGCTCGCAAATATTAGTTTCAACCACTGTTATCGAAGTGGGTGTAAATGTTCCCAATGCATCGGTAATGGTAATTGAAAGTGCCGAACGTTTTGGTCTTTCGCAATTACATCAGCTCAGGGGACGAGTTGGCCGGGGAGCCGAACAGAGTTATTGCATACTAATGACCAGCTACAAGCTTTCGGAAGATACGCGCAAACGAATGGATATTATGACTCGATCGACTGATGGTTTTGAAATTGCCGAAGCCGATTTAAAACTTCGCGGCCCAGGCGATTTAGAAGGCACACAACAATCAGGTCTTCCTTTTTCTTTAAAAATTGCGAATTTGGGTAAGGATACTCAAATCTTACAATTCGCACGTCAGGTAGCTGAAGCCATCCTCACGGAAGACCCCTATTTGGAGAAAAAAGAGAACCGAATTCTTAACAAACAGTTAACCAAGCTATCAAGAGAAAAAATGAATTGGAGTTTAATTAGCTAA
- a CDS encoding SoxR reducing system RseC family protein: protein MSQIDYIEHEGFVEEVNPQHIKVRIVNESACASCHAKGACTAADLKDKLIDVHQSISNIKVGQKVMLLGKKSLAPKAVLLAYIYPLILILVTLITVFYATNNELLSGILSLAVLVPYFIIIYFMRNKLEQTFSFSIKHQIN, encoded by the coding sequence ATGTCACAGATAGACTACATAGAGCACGAAGGATTTGTTGAAGAAGTTAATCCTCAACATATTAAAGTAAGAATAGTTAACGAAAGCGCCTGCGCTTCCTGTCATGCTAAAGGTGCATGTACAGCAGCCGACCTTAAAGATAAACTAATAGATGTACATCAATCCATAAGTAACATTAAGGTAGGTCAAAAGGTAATGCTATTGGGCAAAAAATCACTTGCCCCTAAAGCAGTATTGCTTGCATACATCTATCCTCTGATACTAATATTAGTAACATTAATTACAGTTTTTTATGCCACTAACAATGAATTGTTATCCGGTATTCTTTCATTAGCTGTATTAGTTCCTTATTTCATTATAATCTACTTTATGAGGAACAAACTTGAGCAAACATTTTCATTTTCAATAAAACATCAAATCAACTAA
- a CDS encoding response regulator transcription factor, protein MSINIAIIYNHQLWGDALHSLINNKKGFRVSKVFAERKIKVWANEKDSICLMEGTYPDALVLNNLKKLKKIGLKVIFVGYLLDNEFVELLLNEGVDGYVLKTCCKDSLFEAIQRVDSGTKYFCGPVTEVLSGRLMAKHTKPLLTHREQEVLVEIVCMKKSHEIAESLNISVATVRTHRKNIMRKFGSKNYLGLLRYACREGILDAPGEKFCVGCKKSKCESAQIGYS, encoded by the coding sequence ATGTCAATAAATATTGCGATTATTTATAACCATCAACTTTGGGGTGATGCTTTGCACTCATTAATAAATAACAAAAAAGGCTTTAGGGTATCAAAGGTTTTTGCCGAGAGAAAGATAAAGGTATGGGCAAATGAAAAAGACTCGATTTGCTTAATGGAAGGTACCTATCCTGATGCATTGGTGCTAAATAATTTAAAGAAATTAAAAAAAATCGGATTAAAAGTAATATTCGTTGGGTATTTGCTCGATAACGAGTTTGTTGAACTTCTGCTAAATGAAGGTGTGGATGGTTACGTTTTAAAAACCTGCTGTAAAGATAGTTTGTTCGAAGCAATACAGAGGGTAGATAGTGGTACCAAATACTTTTGTGGACCGGTTACTGAGGTGTTGTCAGGTCGTTTAATGGCAAAGCATACAAAACCATTATTAACGCACCGTGAGCAGGAAGTATTAGTTGAAATAGTATGCATGAAAAAGTCACACGAAATTGCCGAAAGTCTTAATATAAGTGTAGCTACAGTTCGAACTCATCGAAAAAATATCATGCGCAAATTCGGAAGTAAAAACTACCTGGGTTTACTACGTTATGCCTGTAGAGAAGGAATCTTGGATGCTCCAGGAGAAAAATTTTGTGTGGGTTGTAAAAAATCAAAATGCGAAAGTGCACAAATTGGGTATAGCTGA
- a CDS encoding RnfABCDGE type electron transport complex subunit D, producing the protein MNTLTVSPSPHVHSGDSVKKNMYGVIIALLPALAASLYYFGLGALIVTLTAIISCVFFEWAIQKFLLKTQPSVFDGSAALTGLLLAFNLPTNIPAWIIIIGSLVAIGIGKMSFGGLGNNIFNPALVGRVFLLISFPVQMTSWPSLAETNMTAYLDATTGATPLSIMKEGLANGESVSTLMAKIPSVTELFFGYTGGSAGEVAAAALLFGLVFMLIRKIITWHIPVSIIGTIAIFTGLLHLSNPEAYAGPMFHILTGGVMLGSIFMATDYVSSPMSKKGMIIFGIGIGLITVIIRVFGAYPEGVSFAILIMNAFVPLIDKFIKPKRFGEVIKTAGK; encoded by the coding sequence ATGAACACGTTAACCGTATCACCTTCACCACATGTTCACAGCGGAGACTCTGTGAAGAAAAACATGTATGGGGTGATTATTGCCTTGCTACCAGCGCTGGCTGCCTCGCTCTATTATTTTGGGCTTGGCGCATTAATTGTGACGCTAACGGCAATAATTTCATGTGTATTTTTTGAATGGGCTATTCAAAAATTTCTTTTAAAAACTCAGCCATCGGTATTTGATGGTTCAGCGGCATTAACAGGTTTACTTTTGGCCTTTAACTTACCAACAAACATTCCTGCCTGGATTATTATTATTGGTAGTTTAGTTGCCATCGGAATTGGTAAAATGTCGTTTGGTGGATTAGGAAATAACATCTTTAACCCGGCTTTGGTAGGTCGCGTATTTTTGTTGATTTCATTTCCTGTTCAGATGACTTCATGGCCTTCTCTTGCTGAAACCAATATGACAGCCTATCTTGATGCCACCACAGGAGCAACACCTCTTTCAATCATGAAAGAAGGATTAGCAAACGGAGAATCAGTAAGCACATTGATGGCTAAAATCCCTTCGGTAACCGAATTGTTTTTTGGCTATACAGGAGGTTCAGCTGGTGAAGTTGCAGCTGCAGCCTTATTGTTTGGATTGGTATTTATGCTGATTCGAAAAATTATTACCTGGCACATTCCGGTTTCAATTATTGGAACCATTGCTATTTTCACAGGATTGCTACACTTATCAAATCCAGAAGCTTATGCAGGTCCTATGTTTCATATCCTGACTGGTGGAGTTATGTTGGGTTCCATATTTATGGCAACCGACTATGTAAGTTCACCAATGTCGAAAAAAGGAATGATCATATTTGGTATCGGCATTGGATTAATTACAGTAATCATCCGTGTATTCGGAGCTTACCCCGAAGGTGTATCATTTGCCATTCTTATTATGAATGCATTTGTTCCTCTAATCGATAAATTCATCAAACCGAAACGTTTTGGTGAAGTAATTAAAACAGCAGGTAAATAA